CCGGGCCCAGACCGCCGCCCGTGATCAGCCGCCTGAGGGCGTCGACGACATGGCTCATCGGCAGGAAGGGGTGGACCGCGTTGAAGAAGTCCGGGCTGGTCTGCACGGGATACGTGCCGCCCGCGGACGTCAACTGGAGCATCAGGAAGGCGAGGACGAGGATCCGGCCCGCCGCCCCGAAGCGCGCGTTGAGCCACTGCACGATCGCCGCGAAGCACGCCGTCACCAGGAACAGGAAGCCCACCGTCCCGGCCGCCCGCGCCATCTGCAGGCCGACCGCCCAGTGCAGCACCGCCATCAGCGCGACCGTCTGCAGCACGCCCAAGGCGGCCACCGGCAGCCAGCCCGCCAGCGCGATCCGCCACGCCGAGGCACCCGCCGCGAGGGCCCGCCGGTTGAGCGGCTGGATCAGCATGTACGCCACCATCGCGCCCACCCACAGGGACAGCGGGATGAAGTACGGGGCGAACCCGGTGCCGTAGTTGGGCGCCTTGTGCAGGTCCCTGCTGGCCAACTGCACCGGATCGGCCATCACTTCGGTGCGCTCGTCGCGATCCTGCTCGTCGTAGTCGGGGATCCGCTCGGCCCCGTCGTGCAGACCGCCCGCGAGCTTCCCGGAGCCGTCGGCCAGCTTGTACATGCCGCCCTTGAGGTCGACCGCGCCCGTCTTCAGGGCACCGACGCCGGTGTCGAGGTCCTCCGCGCCGGACTTGGCCGTCCCGAGGCCGGTGTGCAGGGCCCTGGCCCCCTTGGCGACCTGCGCGGCGCCCTTGTCGAGCGCGTCGACCTTGGCGACGGCGTCGTCGAGGTCGGTGGAGAGGGTGGGCGCCGCCTTCGCGAGGGCGCGGGCCTGCTTCTCCAGGGTCTGAAGATCCTTGTCGAAGGCCTTCATGTCCCCGTCGTAGTTCTTCACCACGGTGTTGACGTCCTCGGCGAGCACGGCCGCCTGAGCCGCCGCGTCCTTCGCCTTCTTCAGGTCCGCGCAGGCCGCGTCCGGCAGGACGGCTTCCTCGCAGCGGCGCCGGTGGACGTCGTCGAGGGTGTCGGAGGCGGTACGGGTGCCGGTCGCGGCGGCCGGTGCCGTCCTGACGAACGCGTCGAGGTGATCACGGATCGTGGCCGCCGAGTCGGCGACCAGGGTGGCGGTGTCGGCGATGGTGTCGCCGTTCTCCTTCAGGAAGGGCCGCACCTGGTCCGCCGCGGCACCGACCTTGTCGGCGAGCTTCCCGGTGCCGTCCGCGACCTGCCGGGCCCCGTCCTCGAGGTCGCCCGCTCCCTCGTCCAGGTCATTCAGCCCGTCGGACAGGTCCCCGCTGCCCTCCTTGGCCTTCCGCAGCCCGTCCGCGAGATCCTTGGAGCCCTGCTCCGCCTTGTCGATACCGCCCTTGAGGTCGTCGGCGCCGTCCGCGGCCTCCTCGGTCTTCCCGTGGATGTCCGAGAACGAGATGAAGATCCGGTCCAGGAACGACCGCGACGCCTTCGTCGACGCAGCCGTCCGCACCTCCGAGAACACCGTCCGCGAGATCTGCCCGACGATGTAGTTGTTCGCGTCGTTCGTCCGCACCTGGAGGGCGCCCGTCTCCGGCACGTCCCCCGAACTGGACGCGATGCGCTCGCTGAAGTCCTCCGGCATGGTCAGCGACAGGTAGTACGTACCGTCCTCGACGCCCGCGCGGGCCTCGGCGGCGCTCACCCGGTGCCACTCGAAGGTGTCGCTGTCCCGCAGCCCCTTCGCGATGTCGTCGCCGGCCGTCAGTCTCTCCTTGCCGACCGACGCCCCCCGGTCGTCGTTCACCAGCGCCACGGGGATGCGGTCCAGCCGGCCGTACGGGTCCCAGAAGGACCACAGGTACAGGGCGCCGTACAGCAGCGGCAGCAGCAGGAGCGAGACCAGCGCGGCGCGCGGCAGCTTCCCCCGGCCGAACCGCCTGAGCTCAAGCGCGGCCAGTCGCGGCGAGCGCATCTGCCGTCTCCTTGTCGTCGTCGTGGTTCTCGTCGTCGTGGTTGTCGTGTTTGTCGTGTTTGTCGTGGTCGGAGCTGTCGGCGTCGCCGTTCTCGGCGTCGGAGCTCTCGTCGTCCTGGTTCTCTTGGTCGGAGTTGTCGTGGTCGGACTTCTCGTCGCTCTTCGGTTCACGGGCCCCCGTCGTCACCACGACCGCCCCCTCCGGGGCCTCGCTGCACACCGCCACGACCGTGATCCCGGACTCGGTGAGGGATGTCAACAGGGCCCACATCGCCGTCCGTTCGGCGTCGGAGAGCTTCAGGTCGGTGTCGTCGACGCCCAGCAGTCGGGGCCGGGCGACGAGGGCGAGGGCGACCGACAGCCGCAGGGCCTCCATCCGGTCGAGGTCGCGTACGGCCGTCCGCGAGCCCTTGGGCAGCGCCTCGCGGTCGAGCCCGGCGGCGGTCGCGGCGGCCTCGATCCGGTCCCTCGTCTCGGCGGCACGCTCGGCCCGGGGGCGCAGCAGCCCGCGCAGGGTGCCGTCGAACCGCCGCTGCAGCAGCGCCCGTTCACGCAGGTGCTCCTCGACGGTCAGGGCCGGGTCGAGGTCCGTCACGCCGGGGACATGGGCGAGGGCGCTGATGCGGCGCACGGCCGCCATCCGTTTCGGCAGCCGTAGGGAGCCGACCGTGGCACGGCCCTCGCTCGGCTTCATACGGCCGGTCAGCGCGAGCAGCAGAGAGGTCCGGCCCGACCCGGACGGCCCCGCGATCGCGACCAGCGAGCCGGCCTCCGCGTCGAACCCGACGCCCCGGAAGGCCCAGCCGCGCGGACCTCTGAGCCCGAACTCCTCCGCGCCGACGGCGGCACCGTGGGCCGTCCCCCGCCCGGTGTCCGCCTCCCCTGCCTCAGCCATGTTTCCGAAACCCCTCCGGCCATATTTGAACTGACTGGTCAGTGCAAAAACTACTCCGAACCTTTGATCGAAGCAAAAGTGCAGGTCAGAACGGATTGTCAGTGGCATACCGCACGATGGGCACATACGGCACCTCGTGTCAGAGCGTGCCGTCCGCAGACGACAGGAGGTTCGTCATGGCCAGCTACCACGCAGCAGCCGCCAACCGGCGCCGCGCCACCGGCCCTGCCCCCTCACTGACCGGCCCGGCGAGCGACGTGCACCCCGTGCTGCGCCGGGCGACGGCCCCGCCCGCCGCCCTCGACCTGCTCGCCCAGGCCCGCTCCGGGCTCGACGAGGCGTCCGGACTCCGCACGCCGAACGAGCGATACGCCACCGCACACCTCGCCGCCCTGCGCACCGCCGCCGCGGTGCTCGCCGCCCGGGGGCGCCCCGAACCCACCCCGAAGCGCCGGGCCAAGATCCGGAGCGCCTGGGAAGTGCTCCCCGAGATAGCGCCCGAACTCGCCGAGTGGAGCGCGCTGTTCGCCTCCGGCGCCGCCCGCCGGGCACGGGCCGAGGCCGGGATACAGGGCGCGGCGAGCGCGCGCGACGCCGACGACCTCATACGCGACGTGGCGATGTTCCTGCGCCTGGTCGAACGGATGCTGGTGCTCCAGCCGGTACTGCCGCAACCCCGGCGGGACGGCGGCCCGGAGGTCCCGGACGCGGGCTGACCGACCGTCCCGGCGCCGCCCATTAGGGTTGGGGGCACCAGCACCCTCCGTCACGGCCACCGGCCCGGCGGAGACGCAAGCCCATCGCTCCGCCCGCACACCAGGCGGTGCCGCGCCGAGGAGTCAACTGCCGTGTCGGACCCGATGCGACCCCGCGCCTCTCTCCGTACCGCCGTGGTCTGGGAGGTCCTCCAGGACGCCCTCGACCGCCGGGTGAAGGCGACGGGGCGCGAGTCGCTCGACGTACTGGACACCGGAGGCGGCAGCGGCCGGTTCGCCGTGCCCGCCGCACGCCTCGGCCACCGCGTCACCGTGGTCGACCCCAGCCCGAACGCGCTGTTCGCGCTGGAGCGGAGGGCCGCCGAGGCCGGCGTCGCCGACCGTGTCCGGGGCGTCCAGGGCGACGCGCACGGCCTCTTCGACGTCGTCGAGCGCGGCGGGTACGACGCCGTGCTCTGCCACGGTGTCCTCGAATACGTGGACGACCCCGCCGAGGGCATCGGCAACGCGGTCGCCGCGCTGCGCTCCGAGGGCGTCCTCAGCCTGCTCGCCGCCGGCCTGGGCGGCGCCGTCCTCGCCCGCGCCCTCGCCGGGCACTTCAAGGAGGCCCGGCAGGCGCTCGACGACCCGAACGGACGCTGGGGCGAGGGTGATCCGGTTCCGCACCGCTTCACCGTCGAACAGCTCACCGCGCTCGTCGAGGGCGCGGGCCTCCGGGTCGCCGCCGTGCACGGCGTCCGGGTCTTCGCCGACCTCGTCCCCGGTGTCCTCGTCGACACCGAGCCCGGCGCCCTGGACGCGCTGCTCAAGCTGGAGGCGGTGGCCGCAGAGCTGCCCGCCTTCCACTCCGTGGCCACCCAACTTCATGTGCTGGGGGAGACGCGAGGGGCCACCGAGTCCTGAGCCGTCTCCCGCGACGGACGAGCATGCCCCGCTGATCAGGGGCTCGGCGGCGGATGGAGTACGCCACAGGCCCCCCGATCGGGCGCTCGGAGCCGTATGATCGAGGGAGACCGTTCCGGCATGACGGGCCGTCCGCTGGGGAATTCACACCTCAGCGAGTCGGGGTGCCATGGCGGGTTCCGGTTGGCGAATTGGCGTAGAGGGGCGGGTTTCAAGGGGGCGATTCCCTGCCTATCCTGAAGAGGACCCCCCGGGTCGCCCCGGCGACCGCACGATGAGGAGGACTCCGTGCCGCTCTCAGAGCACGAGCAGCGCATGCTCGAGCAGATGGAGCGAGCGCTGTACGCCGAAGATCCCAAGTTCGCGTCAGCGCTTGAGGGAAGCGGGCTGCGTACGTACACCCGGCGGCGGGTCTACCAGGCGGTCGCGGGCTTTCTGGTGGGTATCGCGCTCCTCATGGCCGGAATGGTCGCACAGCAGATCTGGGTCAGCGTGGTGGGATTCCTCGTCATGCTGGGCTGCGCCGTGCTCGCCGTAACCGGTTGGCGCAAGGCCCCCAAGCCGGGTGAGCAGCCCGCCGGTGCCGCAGGCTCCGCCGGTGAGCGTCGGCAGACGCGACAGCGCCGCTCCATGATGGAACGAATCGAACAGCGCTGGCAGCGCCGTCGTGACGAGCAGGGCGGCCACTGAGCCCGCCGAACCGCCGACCCGACAGCCACAGCTGAACACGGACGAAGGGTGACCACCCGAGCGGCGGTCACCCTTCGAGCATGCCCTCAGGCGAGGGCCCGCGCATCACCGTGCGCCCTCCGCGGGGGCCACCCTGCATCGTCGTAGGGGCCCTGGGGGCCGCCCCACATCGCCGTACGGCCCTGGGGGGCCGGCCCGCATCGTCGTGCTGCCACTGCCACTGCCACTGCCACTGCCACGGCTGCGGCAGCGACAGTCGAACGGTCCTGTCCCCGCCGGGCGAACCCGGTGGGGACAGGACCGTGACGCGTCGGCGCTAGCCGTTCCGGCTCGGTGTGGGGCGCCGCCAGGGCAGGCGCGGCGCGGGGAGGCGGGACAACAGCTCGTCCCTGGTGTCCGCCCAGCGCGCGGCAAGGGCCCACGCCACCCGGACGGTCGAACGCGGCAGCAGCAGTGCCCGCAGTCGGGTGCGGCGGCCGGCGTGGGCCTTGAGGCCGATCTCGACCTGGTGCGCGTCCCGGGCGAGACCCGCGGGGATCTGAGGACGCGGAGCGAAGAGAACCTGCTCCACCGCCGCCGCCACCCGGTGCACCGCGTCGGCGGCTGTCGGTTCCAGCTCCCCGAGCCGCACGATCCGCGCGGCGGCCTTGCGGGGTGTCTGCGACTCGTCCGGCGCGATCCCGTAGTCCCACGCCGTGTCGGCCACCTCCTGCCAGGCGGCCAGCGCATGAGCCGCCGCGGCCTCCGTACGGCCGTACGACGTGGCCCTGCCCGGCTCTTCCGGGGAGCCCGGGGCCCCGGCGCCTTCATGGGTCACCTCCCGCGCGACGGCGGGCTCCTGGGCCTGGGTCCCCTTCGGCACCCCGCCCTGGTGCGAGCCCAGCCGCACGGACCGGACCCGTAGCCGCCACAGCATCGGCAGCAACGGGATCGCCAGCGCCAGAAGCGCTCCCGGGAGGATCAACAGGGTCCAGGGCGAGAAGAACACCAGGCCCCAGAACGAGCGCTCCCCGTCGTCCGAACCCGGCAGGGCCGCCGCGGACTCGCTCCCGCAGGCCCCCAGCTTCGCCTCCTGCGGCGTGCAGCTCTCGCTCGCCGACGGCTCGGCCGACGGCGCCGTGGACGCCGACGTGGAGGGACGGGGCACCTCGGGAAGACCGCCGGTACCGGTGTCCTCCGGGACCGTGTACTCGGGAGTCGAGCCCCGGTTGGGGGTCGGCTCGAAGCGGGTCCAGCCCACGCCCTCGAAGTACAGCTCCGGCCAGGCGTGCGCGTCGCGCAGGCCCACCGACATCGTGCCGTTCGTCTGCGGGGTGCCGGGGGTGAAGCCCACCGCCACCCGCGCCGGTATGCCCAGGGTGCGGGCCATGGACGCCATCGCGAAGGAGAAGTGGACGCAGAAGCCCTCCTTGTCCTGCAGGAACCGGGCTATCGCCCGAGCGCCCGTGCCCGACCGCACCTCCGTGTCGTACGTGAACTCGCCGCTGAACGCGAACCAGTCCTGGAGCTTCACCGCCCGCTCGTAGTTGTTCTTCGCGCCCTCGGTGACCTCCAGCGCGGTCTGTGCCACCACCGGCGGCAGCGAGGCCGGCACCTTGGTGTACTCCCGCCGCAGGGACGGCGGCGGCTCCGGCGCCGAGGCCAACTGCTCCGCGGTGGGCTCCACGATCAGGCTCTCGACCTTGTACTGGGCGCCCTTGGTGTCCTGGCCGTGGTCACCGACGAGAGTGCGCCCCACGGGCTCGTACCGCCAGTCGCCGTCGATGTCCACGCCGGTGACCGGGTACGGCATCGGCAGCCAGTTCTGCTCGTAGTCCTCCGACGCGACGATCCGGGTCTCGATCGACGACCGCTTGACATCGGAGGCGAGCCCGGTGGGGGTGCCGAAGTCGTCCGGGACACCCGTGATGGAGCGCTCGGTCGGGGTCCAGGAGGTGCCGTTGAAGTCGTCCAGGGAGACGATCCGCAGATACATCTCCTGCACGTCGTCGGTGTTCGTGCGGTAGGACAGGACCTGGCGGTCCTCGTCCACGTTCAGGCTGCCGCGCAGCTGCACCACCGGGTTCACCGCGGCGATCGTGCCGCCACCCCCGGAACCCCCGCCGATGCCGGCGCCCGTGCCGTCGAGCAGCCCGCCGTCGAGGGAGGGCAGGCCGAGCGGCACCACCAGGGCGATGCCCAGCGCGACCGCGCCGATACGCCGCCCGGTGCGCACGGGTGCCACGGCGCCGTTCGCGGACTCCGCCCGCGGACCCTGGGGCGCGCCGGCGAAGACCCGGCCCCACTGCGAGAGCCGGTCGCGGCTCTCGGTCAGGAGCAGCAGCAGATAGCCGGCCGAGGCCAGCACGAACCACAGCCAGGCGGCGCCGTCGGAGAGTCCCGCGGCGACCGAGTACAGCGCGAGCAGCGGCAGACCGGCCGGGGCGGCGCTGCGGAACGTCACCGCGAGCGCGTCCACCAGCAGGCCTATCACCAGCACGCCGCCGATGATCATCAGCCGGATTCCGTCGGTCAACGGTGCCGGGATGGCGTACCGTCCGACGTCCTCGGCGCCGGTCTGCAACAGCCTCGCGAAGTACTGGAACGCCTCCGGGCCCGGGACGATCCCGGCCACCGCCCGCTCCCGGGCGAAGACCAGCGTCAGCATCATCAGGGTGACCAGCGCCTGGGCGGCCACGGTCAGCGGCCTGGCCAGCGGGACGCGCCGGGTGAGCGCTCCCACGCCGGCCTGTACGCCCAGCATGAGCGCCGCCTGGAAGATCCACGTCGCCGGGTCGACCAGCGGCAGCAGTGCACACGCGGCCATGATCGTGGCGGCCCAGGCGCACAGCGCCAGTCTCGCCCGCCCGCTCATGACCGTCCCTCCGTACCGCTCCCGGACATCACTCCGGTGCGCTGCCTGTCCGCCTGTCGCCACAGGTCCGTCAGCGAGGCGCCGCGCGGCACGGTCAGCGCCGTCCAGCCCGCCTCGTGCAGCAGCCGCAGCGACTCCTCGCTCGCGCTCCCGGCACCGGGCACCTCACCCGGTTCGGTCGTCCACGCCTCGCTGTCCAGCAGGAAGGCGACCGCCCCACCGCCGCGCTGGCGCATCTTGCCGATCACCGTCGCCTGCTCCTCGTCGAGGTCGCCGAGGAAGGCGACCAGCAGCCCCTCGTTGCCACCGCGCAGCACGTCGTACGCGGGTGACAGGCTCGTGCCGTCGGAGTGGTCGATCACCGCGAGGGTGTCCATCATCAGACCGGCCGCGTCGGCGGACTCCTGGCTGGCGCCCGCGAACCCGTCGGCGCCGTCGCCGGGCACCGAGTTGCCGGTGTCCGTCAACAGCTTCACCGAGAAGCCCCGTTCGAGCATGTGAACCAGCATGGAGGCGGCGCCGGAGACGGCCCACTCGAAGGCGGAGTCGGGGCCCGCGCCGAGGAACGCCTCGGCCCGGGTGTCCAGCAGCACCGTGCAGCGGGCACGCTGCGGCTGTTCCTCGCGGCGCACCATCAGCTCGCCGTAGCGTGCGGTCGAACGCCAGTGCACCCGGCGCAGATCGTCGCCGTGCCGGTAGCCGCGCGGGATCACGTCGTCCTCGCCGGCCAGCGCCAGCGACCGCTGCCGCCCGTCGCCGTATCCCTTGGCCTCGCCGTTCAGCCGCACCGGCGGCAGCGCCTCCACGCGCGGGACGACGGTCAGCGTGTCGTACGTCGAGAAGGACCGGGTCAGCTCGCACATGCCGAACGGGTCGGTCAGACGCAGCTGGAGCGGGCCCAGCGGGTAGCGGCCGCGCAGATCGGAGCGGACGCGGTACGACACCTCGCGGCGGCCGCCCGCCTCCACCCGGTCCAGCACGAAACGGGGCCGCGGACCGAGCACGTACGGCACCCGGTCCTGGAGCATCAGCAGCCCGGTGGGCAGCCGCGAGACGTTGTCCATCCGCAGATGGACCCGGGCCTCGCTCCCGGCGGGCACGCGCGCGGGGGAGAGGCGGCGGCTGCCCGCGACCCGGTAGCGGGTGCGGTACAGCACGGTCGCGCAGACCAGCGGCAGCACGGCGAGCAGCAGGCCGACCCGGAGCAGATCGCTCTGTCCGAGGACGTACGCGCAGACGGCGGCCGCCACGCCGGCGGCCAGGAAGGAGCGCCCGCGCGTGGTGAGGCCGGCGAGGGCCGTGCGCAGGCCGCCCTTGTCCTGTTCCGGGGCGGGCGCCGGCCCCGCGGTGGTCATCCAAGCCTCCGCGGCGGCTGCTGCGGGTACGCGGGCGCGGTGTGGACCGAGCCGTACCCGCTCTGCGCCTGGGGGGCCTGCGGCACGGGTGTGCGCTGGAGGATCTCCTGGACCACCTGCTCCGGCGTACGGCGATTGAGCTGGGCCTGGGCGGTGGGCAGCAGCCGGTGGGCGAGGATGGACACGGCCAGCGACTGGATGTCGTCCGGCAGCGCGTACTCCCGGCCGCTCAGGGCGGCGGTCGCCCTCGCCGCACGCAGCAGATGCAGCGTGGCGCGCGGCGAGGCACCGAGTCTGAGGTCCGGATGGGTGCGGGTGGCGCCGACCAGGTCCACCGCGTACCGCCGAACCGATTCCGCGACGTGCACGCCCCGGACGGCCTCGATCAGCTTGACGATCTCGTGCGCGTGCGCCACCGGCTGCATGTCCTCCAGCGGCGAGACCCCGCCGTGGACGTCGAGCATCTGCAGCTCGGCCTCCGGGCTCGGGTAG
The DNA window shown above is from Streptomyces akebiae and carries:
- a CDS encoding YhgE/Pip domain-containing protein; the encoded protein is MRSPRLAALELRRFGRGKLPRAALVSLLLLPLLYGALYLWSFWDPYGRLDRIPVALVNDDRGASVGKERLTAGDDIAKGLRDSDTFEWHRVSAAEARAGVEDGTYYLSLTMPEDFSERIASSSGDVPETGALQVRTNDANNYIVGQISRTVFSEVRTAASTKASRSFLDRIFISFSDIHGKTEEAADGADDLKGGIDKAEQGSKDLADGLRKAKEGSGDLSDGLNDLDEGAGDLEDGARQVADGTGKLADKVGAAADQVRPFLKENGDTIADTATLVADSAATIRDHLDAFVRTAPAAATGTRTASDTLDDVHRRRCEEAVLPDAACADLKKAKDAAAQAAVLAEDVNTVVKNYDGDMKAFDKDLQTLEKQARALAKAAPTLSTDLDDAVAKVDALDKGAAQVAKGARALHTGLGTAKSGAEDLDTGVGALKTGAVDLKGGMYKLADGSGKLAGGLHDGAERIPDYDEQDRDERTEVMADPVQLASRDLHKAPNYGTGFAPYFIPLSLWVGAMVAYMLIQPLNRRALAAGASAWRIALAGWLPVAALGVLQTVALMAVLHWAVGLQMARAAGTVGFLFLVTACFAAIVQWLNARFGAAGRILVLAFLMLQLTSAGGTYPVQTSPDFFNAVHPFLPMSHVVDALRRLITGGGLGPVWQACAVLVAFTVGALALTALSARRKQVWTLDRLHPELSL
- a CDS encoding ATP-binding cassette domain-containing protein, which translates into the protein MAEAGEADTGRGTAHGAAVGAEEFGLRGPRGWAFRGVGFDAEAGSLVAIAGPSGSGRTSLLLALTGRMKPSEGRATVGSLRLPKRMAAVRRISALAHVPGVTDLDPALTVEEHLRERALLQRRFDGTLRGLLRPRAERAAETRDRIEAAATAAGLDREALPKGSRTAVRDLDRMEALRLSVALALVARPRLLGVDDTDLKLSDAERTAMWALLTSLTESGITVVAVCSEAPEGAVVVTTGAREPKSDEKSDHDNSDQENQDDESSDAENGDADSSDHDKHDKHDNHDDENHDDDKETADALAATGRA
- a CDS encoding SAV_6107 family HEPN domain-containing protein, whose translation is MASYHAAAANRRRATGPAPSLTGPASDVHPVLRRATAPPAALDLLAQARSGLDEASGLRTPNERYATAHLAALRTAAAVLAARGRPEPTPKRRAKIRSAWEVLPEIAPELAEWSALFASGAARRARAEAGIQGAASARDADDLIRDVAMFLRLVERMLVLQPVLPQPRRDGGPEVPDAG
- a CDS encoding class I SAM-dependent methyltransferase, translating into MSDPMRPRASLRTAVVWEVLQDALDRRVKATGRESLDVLDTGGGSGRFAVPAARLGHRVTVVDPSPNALFALERRAAEAGVADRVRGVQGDAHGLFDVVERGGYDAVLCHGVLEYVDDPAEGIGNAVAALRSEGVLSLLAAGLGGAVLARALAGHFKEARQALDDPNGRWGEGDPVPHRFTVEQLTALVEGAGLRVAAVHGVRVFADLVPGVLVDTEPGALDALLKLEAVAAELPAFHSVATQLHVLGETRGATES
- a CDS encoding DUF3040 domain-containing protein — protein: MPLSEHEQRMLEQMERALYAEDPKFASALEGSGLRTYTRRRVYQAVAGFLVGIALLMAGMVAQQIWVSVVGFLVMLGCAVLAVTGWRKAPKPGEQPAGAAGSAGERRQTRQRRSMMERIEQRWQRRRDEQGGH
- a CDS encoding transglutaminase TgpA family protein translates to MSGRARLALCAWAATIMAACALLPLVDPATWIFQAALMLGVQAGVGALTRRVPLARPLTVAAQALVTLMMLTLVFARERAVAGIVPGPEAFQYFARLLQTGAEDVGRYAIPAPLTDGIRLMIIGGVLVIGLLVDALAVTFRSAAPAGLPLLALYSVAAGLSDGAAWLWFVLASAGYLLLLLTESRDRLSQWGRVFAGAPQGPRAESANGAVAPVRTGRRIGAVALGIALVVPLGLPSLDGGLLDGTGAGIGGGSGGGGTIAAVNPVVQLRGSLNVDEDRQVLSYRTNTDDVQEMYLRIVSLDDFNGTSWTPTERSITGVPDDFGTPTGLASDVKRSSIETRIVASEDYEQNWLPMPYPVTGVDIDGDWRYEPVGRTLVGDHGQDTKGAQYKVESLIVEPTAEQLASAPEPPPSLRREYTKVPASLPPVVAQTALEVTEGAKNNYERAVKLQDWFAFSGEFTYDTEVRSGTGARAIARFLQDKEGFCVHFSFAMASMARTLGIPARVAVGFTPGTPQTNGTMSVGLRDAHAWPELYFEGVGWTRFEPTPNRGSTPEYTVPEDTGTGGLPEVPRPSTSASTAPSAEPSASESCTPQEAKLGACGSESAAALPGSDDGERSFWGLVFFSPWTLLILPGALLALAIPLLPMLWRLRVRSVRLGSHQGGVPKGTQAQEPAVAREVTHEGAGAPGSPEEPGRATSYGRTEAAAAHALAAWQEVADTAWDYGIAPDESQTPRKAAARIVRLGELEPTAADAVHRVAAAVEQVLFAPRPQIPAGLARDAHQVEIGLKAHAGRRTRLRALLLPRSTVRVAWALAARWADTRDELLSRLPAPRLPWRRPTPSRNG
- a CDS encoding DUF58 domain-containing protein, coding for MTTAGPAPAPEQDKGGLRTALAGLTTRGRSFLAAGVAAAVCAYVLGQSDLLRVGLLLAVLPLVCATVLYRTRYRVAGSRRLSPARVPAGSEARVHLRMDNVSRLPTGLLMLQDRVPYVLGPRPRFVLDRVEAGGRREVSYRVRSDLRGRYPLGPLQLRLTDPFGMCELTRSFSTYDTLTVVPRVEALPPVRLNGEAKGYGDGRQRSLALAGEDDVIPRGYRHGDDLRRVHWRSTARYGELMVRREEQPQRARCTVLLDTRAEAFLGAGPDSAFEWAVSGAASMLVHMLERGFSVKLLTDTGNSVPGDGADGFAGASQESADAAGLMMDTLAVIDHSDGTSLSPAYDVLRGGNEGLLVAFLGDLDEEQATVIGKMRQRGGGAVAFLLDSEAWTTEPGEVPGAGSASEESLRLLHEAGWTALTVPRGASLTDLWRQADRQRTGVMSGSGTEGRS